In a single window of the Jiangella alba genome:
- the paaB gene encoding 1,2-phenylacetyl-CoA epoxidase subunit PaaB yields MTAEWPLWEVFVRARRGLSHNHVGSLHAPDAAMAVRNARDVYTRRGEGVSIWVVPSDQITASSPDEKDAFFDPAADKVYRHPTFYEVPAEAKHL; encoded by the coding sequence ATGACCGCCGAATGGCCACTCTGGGAGGTCTTCGTCCGGGCCAGGCGCGGCCTGTCGCACAACCACGTCGGCAGCCTGCACGCGCCCGACGCCGCCATGGCGGTGCGCAACGCCCGCGACGTCTACACGCGGCGCGGCGAGGGCGTCTCGATCTGGGTGGTGCCGTCCGACCAGATCACGGCGAGCAGCCCGGACGAGAAGGACGCGTTCTTCGACCCCGCCGCCGACAAGGTCTACCGGCACCCGACGTTCTACGAGGTGCCGGCGGAGGCGAAGCACCTGTGA